The segment GGCTCCTCGGGTTCGACGAACTGGAGTGGGCGGCACTGGCGGGTGTCGGGATCACCACGCTGAAACAGCCTACCTGGCAGATTGGCTTCAGTGCGCTGGAACGGCTGATAGCGCGCATAGAGGGCAGCGATTTGCCGGTTGCCGAACAGGTTTTCTCTGGCGAACTGATCGTTCGCGGCTCCAGCCAGCCTCTGGGCTGAAATTCAGATTTAACCTTTCCTTTACGTGCTCGCTTCGTGAGCACGATCATAATTTCACAGTTTGCTCCTTTGCTTTGGAACCGGTTCCATTTAGGGTTTTTCTATTCGTTATGGGCAGCCATCTGCCATGGAGTAGAACATGAAACCTGACATCATCGTGGTGACCGCCGCCTATGGCCATGCTCAGATCGCCGCGCTCGGCGGTCAGCATGCGCTGCTGCCGATTATTCAGCAGGCGGGCGCTGACGGCGTCGAAATTCGCCGCGAGTTGCTTGATGACGCGGCACTGGCGACGCTGCCGTCGCTGGCCCAGGCGGTGGCGCAGCATCAGCTCCACGCCAGCTATTCGGTGCCCGATACCCTGTTTTGTGACGGCGGCGAAATCAATCCGCGCATAACTCACTACGTTGAAGAAGCGCGCCAGTTAAACGCGCAGCGACTGAAGCTGGCGCTGGGCGACTTTACCGGTGCGCTGCCACGCGACACGCTGCTGGCCTCGCTGCCGTTTCAGCTGACGATAGAAAACGATCAGACCGAACAGGGCCGGCTGGCCCCGACGGTGGCGTTTTTTACGGCGGTCAGGGAAGCCGGGCTGGC is part of the Pantoea sp. Ep11b genome and harbors:
- a CDS encoding sugar phosphate isomerase/epimerase, which codes for MKPDIIVVTAAYGHAQIAALGGQHALLPIIQQAGADGVEIRRELLDDAALATLPSLAQAVAQHQLHASYSVPDTLFCDGGEINPRITHYVEEARQLNAQRLKLALGDFTGALPRDTLLASLPFQLTIENDQTEQGRLAPTVAFFTAVREAGLAINMTFDMGNWCWTGEDAGQAAALLAAQVGYVHVKAAVPHQESFRAIALDDADDCWLALLQQLPATAPRGIEFPLEGDDLTAVTRHYVSLLRNV